The Tachysurus fulvidraco isolate hzauxx_2018 chromosome 26, HZAU_PFXX_2.0, whole genome shotgun sequence genome segment TTTATTCTGAAGTTaagattaaaaacaatattGTCCTAAAGACCCTTCTGTGGATTTTGCCTGTCACAGACCGCTTTAAGAAATTTTATAGAAAGTGTTGTATTATTAGTTTTACTTTGAAAgacctttttgtttattagtaCTTTGCATTAAGTAGTTTCTGCTATACAAGAAAATTTCTGCTATACAAGTAGTTTCTGTCTGCGATGAAGCTGTTATTGAAACGTGTAAACTAAGATGATTGCATCAATCTAAAATGATTACAGCTAACTCTATTTTCTAGTtactgttataggaaatgaacaaacatgcTTTGACCATTGAGATGTGAGGATTCTAACAACGGTGTGCTCTAACAATGTACTTTGTGTATTGTAGATAAGTCCTttttggtaatttttttttttgtagtttgtgGTAGCGTAAACTCGATGTACATAAATGGCAGCAACAGTGGTGTGAGAGAGCGTTGTATCTAATGCAGGACAGTTACTTGTCTCATTATACAATGTTATAATTCTGTACTGGGGCTTCAAGGAATGTATTTTGCTGTTAAAGAACGTTTGCTTTATGTAAACACGTCAATGTTTTGTTCTGCAGATGAAAGAGACAATAATGAACCAGGAGAAATTAGCCAAACTGCAGGCGCAAGTCCGCATCGGCGGAAAGGTAAGAAAAACGTTTCTGTATTTGATCTATTACGAGTAGGTTTTGGCTGTAATTTGATTGGGTTATGCGTTTTGTTGTTACATAGGGAACTGCACGCAGAAAGAAGAAGGTCGTACACAGAACTGCTACTGCAGATGACAAGAAACTTCAGTTTTCTCTGAAAAAGTTGGGCGTCAATAACATCTCCGGCATTGAGGAGGTACTGTCTTTGTTTCCCtctctgcgcgcgcgcgcgcacacacagaattcataaaataaatctgtactgtatatgaagtgCATGGCTGCTTTTTAAAACATTGAGTCATTGTTCTATGTAGTGACCGACATATAGAAGCATTTGTAAATGCACGTTTGGGCATTTTAACCTTTTCCCCCCATTTAAACAGTAACAAATGCACTGTCATGCTGGCTTTATTTGTAATGCaaaatactatttatttttttggtatgACATCTTGCCAGTGTATTAAGCAGAGGCATATGGGTGacttgtttatctgtctgtctatctctctgtctatctatctacacacacactatatgccTGCTTGAATGTGATTAGAGATTTAGTTTGCACACATTTGGATGTGCAGTGACCAACAGTCATTGTATGAGGTTCCAAGCAGTGGGTCATTAACGGTTTAGGTGTTTATATATTGAATACTAAATTATTGACATCTCTACACGACTGGTTGCTTTTATGTAATCGGATGTTTAGCTCAGACGCTACTAGTTTTGACTCTCACTCCAACAGAGCAACACTGTTCAGTCATTTCTGAACGCAGCGAGCCTAAATCCATGATTAGCTCTGCCTGTGTTTCGTATCTGATCGAGACTACTCAATGCTCTGACTTTGCAGGTGAACATGTTTACAAACCAGGGAACAGTGATCCATTTCAACAACCCCAAAGTGCAGGCTTCGCTGGCAGCCAACACCTTCACCATCACAGGCCATGCCGAGACCAAGCAGCTCACAGAGATGCTGCCATCCATTCTCAATCAGCTCGGTGCCGACAGCTTGACCAGTCTGAGAAAACTCGCTGAAGCCCTGCCCAAACAAGGTGCGTCTTTTACTCGTCAGGTTTTCTTGTTGTATCATTACTGGTTAACATGAAGAGAACAGTCCATGGTCCACTTTTTTGTATTCCTTGCTTGCCAATAGTGAATTGTAGGTATTAAACATGAAAATCTGGGTTTTCAgggtttttatttgttcttcaCATCTATTCTATATTATTGACATTTAGGACATGGAAGGTAAAAAAAAGTCCCGAATGCCCTCATGAACAATGAGCTGATAAAGATGTAGTTGGATGAATACAGGAGTGGTTTTCAGACACTATTTGACTGTGAAAGAATATGATGTTTGCTACAGAATCGAGTTCGGATACCAATAATAAAATGCCCTCCCCTTAAATACTTTCAGTTAGCTTTACTGATCAGAACAGACACTGATCTTTCACTGTACTCAAACTGAATTGTAAGCTTTGTTTACGATTCTATATAAATGCACATTTCCTGAACTCTTATTGACAGGACTTTGACGTTACTTACAGTTACACGGCTTATTTTAGGTACTGATTTTTGAGCTAGCGTGAATGTGCAGTCAGTCTGAGAACAGGTGTGTGATGGGGGTTTGACAATGGTATGTGCCATGGGacagctgtcttttttttattatctgtcAAATAAGCAGGTTAAAATAATAGTATTTTGGTACATAAACAAAATTTGAATAAGTTGTTTGGTTTGGAAACATTGGTTTTGTTTACAAGATTCAGATGTGCTCAGATCTTTAaccttgtcctttttttttaattgtagctGGTGATGGAAAAGCACCAGTGGCAGCaggagaggaagatgatgaagtTCCAGGTtagtctttttcttttaattgcTACCTATTAATTTTTACCTAATAaccagttttatatttataaactaAATACATTGTGGACAGatgtgtttataattttgtgCTTTGGATACTTTTATGCTGTAGGGTTTGTAGCATAAGAGTTGAGTGAGTGGTAGACACCAGAGAATacatttgggggggggggggggtgcttaTTAAAAGCCTCTTAACAGCTggctcctttaaaaaaaaaaacattaaagtcaAATTGTTCACTTATTAATTTGTCACTAAATGAACCATCTTACTGTTCTTAGGCAATGATTTGGGAAAGCCAGACAGTGCTATGGCAGGGTTTAGCAGGGTTTTGTGCTACCAATAACATACTCCTGTAACCTCAACTTTGAGAaagcaaatatatttcaccaaAGCAACAAGGAAATGTGATTTCATTTTGTAACCTTGCCCTGAAGGTGTCTAATACCTTGCTAGCTGAGCccaccagtggcagcttgatagTGCTGGGGCCTGAATCCCCGACTCGCTGAACTGTAGCTCAGAGCCTTAGACTATAGAGCCACTACTCAAATGTAATAGTCTCACAAGAGGTAAATGGCATCCCACATGTACCTGAAGCTGGATTTATTCAGTTCCGTTTAACTGGCCCTAGAATTTATCGGTCTCTCTTATCCAGGCAAATGATGAAATTTTGTACATCTCTGTTTGCAGATCTTGTGGAGAATTTCGATGAGGCTTCAAAGGATGAGGCAAACTAACTCGAAAGGAGACGGACATTAAGAATCTTCAAACTCAGCTGGGCCACGTCGgacttgctcttttttttttctttttttttttttttaaaaaaaatgtattgcagtcttttttttctttttttctcacgTGCACTGCTGTTTTCCCCCTGTGTCCAAGCtgagtgtgtgaagtgtttaaCTGCACAGTGTTGTAGCGTGGTGTGTTCCTTAGGGCATCTTGCCCATCCTTTCCTGTTACTGAGACTCTCCTTTGCGGCCTGGCTGAAACCCACATCTGGAAATAAACATTTGCTATTGATGAGCTTAATAAATACAGCACTGTCTtgcctttttatttaaagaaacgtgcattacatttcatttgtaaatagTGGTGTAACTCAGATtcccagcatttttttttatgtttatgaaaTTAGTATTTGTGAAAGTAAAGCAAGTGTTCATGGACAGTCAACTATTTACACCATTTGTAACCTTAAACGCAACAAACGTCAGTTAACCCTTAATTAAACTAAGTTTACTATTTTATAAGATCATGCAAATCCACATGAAAAGGTGTCGGCTCAatgatgtgtgtttgctttgcaCCTGTGGTGTTGGGGCTTCAATTCCTccatattcaattcagttctcTACATACTGTAGGGAATTCCTTTTTCCTCCCTGGGTCAAAGAAGTGTTGAAGGCTGAATGGCATGTCTAAATTGTAAGGTGCGTGTGAGCTTGTGCTCCACAACTGATTGACACTTTCTCCTAGGGGATAATCTCCAGGTTTTGCTGTGTAAATCATTAATGGATGTATAAGAAGATCCCAGTATAATAATAGCCAAATTCTCTATGTTGTGTATCAGACTATACAATATTACCTCAGGTGCTACTCTGAGTATTAAGGAACTCTCAATTAGCATATTTGGTGTTATTGCTTATCCCCAAAGAATGTGATATTTGACTGTAATAGCAAGAACAGGTTGAAAATAGGACACTAATGGAATGATGATGCAAAATTGGGTTTTACTGAACCCTTACTCCAGACATAACCAACCTATCCTTAACCCACGTCAAAGACTCCCTCAGCTTTAAGATGTGCATTATGAAGTGTTCCTTTAAAAATCTcatgtacattatttaaaaaaaaaaagcatgttttctATCAATTAGTAGTTTTACTGTTTGGCTGTAGTTTTTGCGGTAGCTTGTCATCATACCCGTATCCAGATTTAGTCTCTTTGCTGTTACAACAACCTCTATTCTTCTAAGATGGCTTTCTTTGAGTGCGGCTTGAGGGGATTTGCATTCATTCAGACAGAATAGCATTAGCGAGGTCAGATAGtggtgatgtactgtatgaggacGACTGCCTTACAGTTCACCCCAATGGTGTTGAGGTCACAGCTCTGTACAGGCCACTCGGGTTCTTCTACTTAAACCATGGTGaaacatgtcttcatggagctggctttgtgcacaggggtgtTGTCATGCTGGTACAAGCTAACATACTTAGCTCtaagttccagtgaaggaaaattgtaatgctaAAACAGACATTCTCAGCAGTTTTGCACTTCAAACAAACAGTTCAAAAGAAACTTGTGTATGTGACGGTACTTTGGCCATCAAATGTCCACCATCACCTATATGTGAGTAACATAATTGGAAATGGTCAGATACCAAGCAAGAGCATGTCATAGTTTTTTAAAACACTAAAGAAAACCTGAGAAAAACAGCAGTTTAGAATACAAGGAGCCTGGATAAGAATTCCACTGAGTTACTCATCTCATGGTTATATGTATCATTGCATTGCTTAGTCATACACTTAAGAagcttgtgtgttgtgtataaaagcCGATAACtttgaaaagtttaaaaatgtaatttatcatGGAGCTTTTTTTctcaagattaatattttacCCAAATTTGTTATTTCACTAGTTTACATGCTCTTAAAGTGTACAATAAGCCTCTAAAAACCTTATTTCTGTGATAAAGTTCtgcaaattaaatattattttgtacaCAATGTACATTCATGTAAATAATAGTGTAGTCTACAACTCTGTCCAATTTTATTGTAGAACAGCTATTTCATTGGAAAACCTTGATagagatctcacacacacacacacacacacacacacacacacacacacacacacacacacacacacacagtgaccaaaacactgaataaatatCCACAGTACACTTAAACATGTAgcttaaaaaagagagaaatgaaagatgAAATTAGCTTCAGTAACTTTCAACTAATGTAAACATGCACAAAGTTCATTGGTTTCCTCTAACTGATCTCCACAGCATTAATCTTCAGTCTTCTTCTGTGCCCTTTTTCACATGCAGGCTGTCTTCACTAGTTGCAGTCACTCTTTGATTCCTTGTAGCAGCTTCAGTAAATGTGCTTCCATCACCTGCTGAACTGAAAACGCAGCACAAGTACAAAGGTGTCACAAGATTTTTGATCACATTAAAGGAGCGGTGTCCATTCTTATCCAGAGATGGTCcttgtgggtgcaggttttcattccaataaAAACAGAAGACACATCTGAATCTAATGAAAGCAAAagtcaactgattaaacagctggaatcaggtgtggctcctgcaTGTCTGgagtgaaaacctgcacccacacccgGCTCGTCGCACGTAAGACACCACTGATCTAAAGTGGCTAAACAGCCCAAGTTCT includes the following:
- the btf3 gene encoding transcription factor BTF3 yields the protein MKETIMNQEKLAKLQAQVRIGGKGTARRKKKVVHRTATADDKKLQFSLKKLGVNNISGIEEVNMFTNQGTVIHFNNPKVQASLAANTFTITGHAETKQLTEMLPSILNQLGADSLTSLRKLAEALPKQAGDGKAPVAAGEEDDEVPDLVENFDEASKDEAN